In the genome of Labeo rohita strain BAU-BD-2019 unplaced genomic scaffold, IGBB_LRoh.1.0 scaffold_484, whole genome shotgun sequence, one region contains:
- the LOC127160869 gene encoding Fc receptor-like protein 5, producing the protein MKLSQLPLVLLLISNICSQHTEENPKAKVTIKPAQHVFRGETVTLRCDIYDEGVTRWRYSWYKEGSVNVFSELQEHTFSPVTESDTGKYSCYGEETEGSHRSQHSDEVTLRVSVPRAVLSVSPQTWLTEGDSVTLICEVNGSSTGWTFSWFTETVSSDNRYHHNLLSDSSRGAGGNYTVSSAALNHTGVYVCRAERGKPAYNTQYSKTHLIWVTGVSPPVSLIISPNRTEHFTSVSVSLSCEDQNNSTGWRVSRYTDRWGLEDCSSVWESQTGSTCTINSTMIWDTGVYWCESESGEKYHAVNITVHFDVCSVSVADVILESPVHPVTEGDTLTLRCLYQHTTTPNLRADFYKDGSLIQSQTTEMIISTVSKSHEGFYYCKHSDGESPKSWISVTVFHSESQISVLHILSSVLAVSPYLLVTVVLIFKCCRMRVAPVEEQETSICF; encoded by the exons ATGAAGCTCAGTCAACTTCCTCTTGTGCTCT tGCTGATTTCAAACATCTGCTCTCAACATACTGAAG AAAATCCAAAAGCCAAAGTGACCATCAAACCTGCTCAACATGTATTCAGAGGAGAGACAGTCACTCTCAGATGTGACATATATGATGAAGGAGTCACTAGATGGCGCTACAGCTGGTATAAAGAAGGTTCAGTCAATGTTTTCAGTGAATTACAGGAACACACATTCAGTCCTGTTACTGAGTCTGACACTGGTAAATACTCCTGTTATGGAGAAGAGACAGAAGGATCACACAGATCACAACACAGTGATGAAGTTACACTGAGAGTATCAG TTCCCAGAGCAGTTTTAAGTGTTTCTCCACAGACGTGGTTGACTGAaggagattcagtgactctgatctgtgAAGTTAACGGCTCCTCTACAGGCTGGACATTCAGCTGGTTCACTGAGACTGTCTCATCAG ACAACAGATATCATCATAATCTGCTCTCAGACAGCAGCAGAGGAGCTGGAGGAAACTACACTGTCAGTTCTGCTGCTCTAAATCACACAGGAGTTTATGTGTGCAGAGCAGAGAGAGGAAAACCAGCCTATAACACACAGTACagcaaaacacatttaatatggGTCACTG GTGTTTCTCCTCCAGTCTCTCTGATCATCAGTCCCAACAGAACTGAACACTTcacatctgtctctgtctctctgagcTGTGAGGACCAGAATAACTCTACTGGATGGAGAGTAAGCAGATATACGGACAGATGGGGGCTGGAAGATTGTTCATCAGTGTGGGAATCACAAACAGGGTCTACATGTACAATCAACTCCACCATGATATGGGACACTGGAGTGTACTGGTGTGAGTCTGAATCTGGAGAGAAATATCATGCTGTTAATATCACTGTACACT TTGATGTTTGCTCTGTTTCTGTAGCTGATGTGATTCTGGAGAGTCCTGTTCATCCTGTGACTGAAGGAGATACTCTGACTCTACGCTGTTTATATCAACATACAACCACACCAAACCTCAGAGCTGATTTCTATAAAGATGGATCACTCATCCAGAGTCAAACTACAGAGATGATCATCTCTACTGTCTCAAAGTCACATGAGGGTTTCTACTATTGCAAACACTCAGATGGAGAGTCACCCAAAAGCTGGATCTCAGTCACAG TGTTTCATTCAGAATCTCAGATCTCTGTTCTCCACATACTCAGTTCTGTACTGGCAGTTTCTCCATATTTGTTAGTGACAGTCGTGCTGATTTTCAAATGCTGCAGGATGAGAG tTGCACCTGTTGAAGAGCAAGAAACTTCAATCTGTTTTTAA